One window of Centropristis striata isolate RG_2023a ecotype Rhode Island chromosome 21, C.striata_1.0, whole genome shotgun sequence genomic DNA carries:
- the si:ch73-127m5.2 gene encoding uncharacterized protein si:ch73-127m5.2, translating into MDQSTRVLGLDAQGNMVFTVVKPVMGIFQVASEQTGSVAQGGMGLQGLPENTMILPQAQGQAPLDHNQMEIHSLQPHIQMPQMQVSAPIQTEVVSQHQDPPPNSSTNSESAPHMPFAEVSSLLDPNMKGSKARKYLISYDEIKRRLQSPEKMSLRSLAAYTRVSRGPASKKTLLESLNVLGLTPSTTTSVSSSFSKLTEGDTRALCDDMKDFAHDYIDYSNMAKQLIPETNTVQHWSKIIETKNHLEDMRKCFKDPVNSGAFDNVTHGLGLGMLDVALDMIVMVIEQQIRILSGVAASDPADSGPPMRRIRRRHRKTRSTDNDSPHKASGGVKEQGKAITKGKGRVRARKKVRQEAPAAVPMETQAEQCKPDDVESNVLTLVSVGYETVSSGLNATGTV; encoded by the exons ATGGACCAGTCGACCAGGGTGTTGGGGCTGGATGCCCAGGGGAACATGGTGTTCACAGTGGTAAAACCAGTAATGGGCATCTTTCAGGTGGCTTCAGAGCAGACGGGTAGTGTTGCACAAGGGGGCATGGGGCTGCAGGGTTTACCCGAAAACACGATGATCCTCCCTCAAGCACAAGGCCAGGCTCCACTGGACCACAACCAGATGGAAATTCACAGCCTACAGCCTCACATCCAGATGCCACAGATGCAGGTTTCTGCCCCGATTCAGACCGAGGTCGTGTCCCAGCATCAGGACCCGCCACCAAACTCAAGCACAAATTCAGAGTCCGCCCCGCACATGCCTTTTGCAGAGGTGTCGTCACTCCTGGATCCCAACATGAAAGGATCCAAGGCTC ggAAGTATCTCATCTCATATGATGAAATTAAACGCCGCCTGCAGTCCCCGGAGAAGATGTCCCTACGCTCCCTGGCAGCCTACACTCGGGTCAGCAGAGGCCCTGCCAGCAAGAAAACACTTCTGGAGTCGCTCAATGTCCTCGGCCTCACGCCAAGCACAACTACCTCTGtatcctcctctttctccaaaCTCACTGAAG GCGACACCAGAGCTCTGTGTGACGATATGAAGGACTTTGCCCATGACTACATCGACTACAGCAACATGGCCAAACAGCTCATCCCCGAGACGAATACAGTCCAACACTGGTCCAAAATCATTGAAACTAA gAACCACTTGGAGGACATGAGAAAATGTTTCAAGGACCCAGTGAACAGCGGTGCGTTTGACAACGTCACTCACGGCCTGGGTCTGGGAATGTTGGACGTTGCTTTGGACATGATCGTTATGGTGATTGAACAGCAGATTCGGATCCTGTCTGGCGTGGCTGCATCAGACCCGGCTGACTCCGGCCCACCGATGAGGCGTATCCGCAGGCGTCACCGCAAAACCCGCTCGACCGACAACGACAGCCCTCACAAGGCGTCTGGAGGGGTCAAAGAGCAAGGGAAGGCCATTACAAAAGGCAAGGGCCGAGTCAGAGCCAGGAAGAAGGTCAGACAGGAGGCTCCAGCTGCTGTTCCTATGGAAACCCAAGCAGAGCAGTGCAAGCCAGACGATGTGGAGAGTAATGTCCTGACCCTGGTTTCTGTTGGATATGAGACAGTGTCCAGCGGTCTGAATGCAACTGGAACTGTTTGA